The following is a genomic window from Mycolicibacterium sp. TY81.
CCGCCTACGCCGACCAGTCATCACCCCGGTCTGTGTGATCACCGCGCGTACCGCGTCGTTGATCCGCTGCGGCCGCTCCGATTTCGCCAGTCGTTGCGCCAGTACACCAGCGTCGACGGATCAAAACCCTTGTCGTCCAACGCCATCCCGGTAGCGACCTTCCACCGCAGATCACACCGGACCG
Proteins encoded in this region:
- a CDS encoding transposase, giving the protein MFTSGRGRPSIPASVMASVLVLQTLQDLSDRETAEAVRCDLRWKVATGMALDDKGFDPSTLVYWRNDWRNRSGRSGSTTRYAR